In one window of Rhizobium oryzihabitans DNA:
- a CDS encoding FAD-binding oxidoreductase, with protein MALKDVVAGKRNEEGIASALAVLKQQLGDKLQTGQAFREQHGHTTTYLTLQAPDGVVFAESSDDVKAVVKACAHYKVPVIPFGTGSSLEGQVNAPSGGICIDFSRMNRILQVNAEDLDVTVEPGVTREDLNVYLRDTGLFFPIDPGANASIGGMASTRASGTNAVRYGTMKDNVLAVTAVVANGEEIRTARRARKSSAGYDLTRLFVGAEGTLGVLTSVTLRLQGIPEKIAGGVCTFDSIKAACDAVIMTIQMGVPVARIELLDEVQVRACNVYSGLNYAEKPTLFVEFHGTEETAALQSQQFAEIAAECGSVDFRWTSDAAERNKLWKARHDAYWASRALAPHLDGLSTDVCVPISRLADCVVETQQDIAENGFLAPIVGHAGDGNFHVLILFDGKDAESVSKTEAFVARLNRRAIAMDGTCTGEHGIGQGKMSFLAEEAGNALDVMRAIKTSLDPDNIFNPGKLFRLL; from the coding sequence ATGGCGCTGAAAGATGTGGTGGCGGGAAAACGCAACGAAGAGGGCATCGCCTCTGCGCTGGCGGTGCTGAAGCAGCAGCTGGGCGACAAGCTCCAGACCGGCCAGGCTTTTCGTGAGCAGCATGGCCACACCACCACCTATCTCACCTTGCAGGCGCCTGACGGCGTCGTCTTTGCCGAAAGCTCAGACGATGTGAAAGCCGTGGTGAAGGCCTGCGCGCACTATAAGGTGCCGGTCATTCCCTTCGGTACGGGCTCATCGCTGGAAGGGCAGGTCAATGCGCCCAGTGGCGGAATCTGCATCGATTTCAGCCGGATGAATCGTATCCTTCAGGTGAATGCCGAAGATCTGGATGTGACGGTGGAACCGGGTGTCACACGCGAAGACCTCAACGTCTATCTGCGCGATACCGGCCTGTTCTTTCCGATCGATCCGGGCGCTAACGCGTCCATCGGCGGCATGGCTTCCACGCGTGCTTCCGGCACCAATGCCGTGCGTTATGGCACGATGAAGGACAATGTTCTGGCCGTCACCGCTGTTGTCGCCAATGGCGAGGAAATCCGCACTGCGCGCCGTGCCCGCAAGTCGTCCGCCGGTTACGATCTGACGCGGCTATTCGTCGGCGCTGAGGGCACGCTCGGGGTTTTGACCTCGGTCACGCTGCGGCTGCAGGGAATTCCGGAAAAGATCGCCGGTGGCGTCTGCACCTTCGACAGCATCAAGGCGGCCTGCGATGCCGTCATCATGACGATCCAGATGGGTGTTCCGGTTGCCCGCATCGAATTGCTTGATGAGGTGCAGGTGCGCGCCTGCAACGTCTATTCCGGCCTGAATTACGCTGAAAAGCCGACGCTGTTTGTGGAGTTCCACGGCACCGAGGAGACAGCGGCGCTGCAATCGCAGCAGTTTGCCGAGATCGCTGCCGAATGCGGCAGTGTCGATTTCCGCTGGACCAGCGATGCGGCAGAACGCAACAAGCTCTGGAAAGCGCGTCATGACGCCTATTGGGCATCGCGGGCGCTTGCCCCCCACCTCGACGGACTTTCCACCGATGTCTGCGTGCCGATTTCGCGGCTGGCGGACTGCGTGGTGGAAACCCAGCAGGATATTGCGGAAAACGGCTTTCTGGCACCGATCGTCGGCCATGCGGGCGACGGCAATTTCCATGTGCTCATCCTGTTCGATGGCAAGGATGCCGAAAGCGTTTCGAAAACCGAAGCCTTCGTCGCCCGCCTCAACCGCCGGGCCATCGCCATGGACGGCACCTGCACCGGTGAACACGGCATCGGCCAGGGTAAGATGAGTTTTCTGGCCGAAGAGGCGGGAAATGCGCTCGATGTGATGCGTGCCATCAAAACGTCGCTCGATCCCGATAATATCTTCAATCCGGGCAAGTTGTTCCGTCTTCTCTGA